A genome region from Trachemys scripta elegans isolate TJP31775 chromosome 2, CAS_Tse_1.0, whole genome shotgun sequence includes the following:
- the MED19 gene encoding mediator of RNA polymerase II transcription subunit 19 isoform X2 — MGGERVEHAGMMENFSALFGGAEPPPPAAAAALGFGTGKPGGPGAGPPPAAAAPQTAEDAARKAAAASGPFYLMRELPGNMELTGSTNLITHYNLEHSYNKFCGKKVKEKLSNFLPDLPGMIDLPGSHDNSSLRSLIEKPPICSSSFNPITGTMLTGFRLHAGPLPEQCRLMHIQPPKKKNKHKHKQSRTQDPVPPETPSDSDHKKKKKKKEEDPERKRKKKEKKKKKGSICLSV; from the exons ATGGGAGGAGAGCGCGTGGAGCATGCTGGGATGATGGAGAATTTCTCGGCTCTCTTCGGAGGGGCCGAGCCACCGCCTCCCGCCGCGGCTGCCGCGCTGGGCTTCGGGACGGGGAAGCCGGGGGGTCCCGGCGCCGGGCCGCCCCCCGCAGCCGCCGCGCCCCAGACCGCGGAGGACGCCGCCCGCAAGGCCGCGGCTGCCAGCGGCCCCTTCTACCTGATGCGGGAGCTACCAG GCAACATGGAACTGACGGGCAGCACCAACCTGATCACACACTACAACCTGGAACACTCCTACAACAAATTCTGCGGCAAGAAGGTGAAGGAGAAGCTGAGCAACTTTCTGCCTGACCTGCCAGGGATGATCGACTTGCCGGGCTCGCATGACAACAGCAGCCTGCGCTCCCTTATTGAGAAGCCACCCATCTGCAGCAGCTCCTTCAACCCCATCACTGGCACCATGTTGACTGGCTTCCGCCTGCATGCCGGCCCG TTGCCAGAACAGTGTCGCTTGATGCACATCCAGCCACccaagaagaaaaataaacacaagcACAAGCAGAGCCGCACCCAGGATCCTGTTCCCCCAG AAACCCCCTCAGACTCGGAccacaagaagaagaagaagaaaaaggaggaggatccagaacggaagaggaagaagaaagagaagaagaaaaagaag GGGTcgatctgtctgtctgtctga
- the MED19 gene encoding mediator of RNA polymerase II transcription subunit 19 isoform X1: protein MGGERVEHAGMMENFSALFGGAEPPPPAAAAALGFGTGKPGGPGAGPPPAAAAPQTAEDAARKAAAASGPFYLMRELPGNMELTGSTNLITHYNLEHSYNKFCGKKVKEKLSNFLPDLPGMIDLPGSHDNSSLRSLIEKPPICSSSFNPITGTMLTGFRLHAGPLPEQCRLMHIQPPKKKNKHKHKQSRTQDPVPPETPSDSDHKKKKKKKEEDPERKRKKKEKKKKKNRHSPEHPGVGSSQASSSSSLR, encoded by the exons ATGGGAGGAGAGCGCGTGGAGCATGCTGGGATGATGGAGAATTTCTCGGCTCTCTTCGGAGGGGCCGAGCCACCGCCTCCCGCCGCGGCTGCCGCGCTGGGCTTCGGGACGGGGAAGCCGGGGGGTCCCGGCGCCGGGCCGCCCCCCGCAGCCGCCGCGCCCCAGACCGCGGAGGACGCCGCCCGCAAGGCCGCGGCTGCCAGCGGCCCCTTCTACCTGATGCGGGAGCTACCAG GCAACATGGAACTGACGGGCAGCACCAACCTGATCACACACTACAACCTGGAACACTCCTACAACAAATTCTGCGGCAAGAAGGTGAAGGAGAAGCTGAGCAACTTTCTGCCTGACCTGCCAGGGATGATCGACTTGCCGGGCTCGCATGACAACAGCAGCCTGCGCTCCCTTATTGAGAAGCCACCCATCTGCAGCAGCTCCTTCAACCCCATCACTGGCACCATGTTGACTGGCTTCCGCCTGCATGCCGGCCCG TTGCCAGAACAGTGTCGCTTGATGCACATCCAGCCACccaagaagaaaaataaacacaagcACAAGCAGAGCCGCACCCAGGATCCTGTTCCCCCAG AAACCCCCTCAGACTCGGAccacaagaagaagaagaagaaaaaggaggaggatccagaacggaagaggaagaagaaagagaagaagaaaaagaag AACCGGCACAGCCCAGAGCACCCAGGCGTGGGCAGCTCccaagccagcagcagcagcagcctccggTGA
- the MED19 gene encoding mediator of RNA polymerase II transcription subunit 19 isoform X3, with amino-acid sequence MPRPELGLTEGVAPPGPEQAGLRWALPVASAPQTLTKPHSRAGPGNMELTGSTNLITHYNLEHSYNKFCGKKVKEKLSNFLPDLPGMIDLPGSHDNSSLRSLIEKPPICSSSFNPITGTMLTGFRLHAGPLPEQCRLMHIQPPKKKNKHKHKQSRTQDPVPPETPSDSDHKKKKKKKEEDPERKRKKKEKKKKKNRHSPEHPGVGSSQASSSSSLR; translated from the exons ATGCCCCGACCTGAACTGGGCTTAACGGAGGGGGTCGCCCCCCCCGGTCCTGAGCAGGCCGGGCTCCGTTGGGCTCTGCCTGTAGCCAGTGCGCCACAGACATTAACGAAGCCTCACAGCCGTGCTGGGCCAG GCAACATGGAACTGACGGGCAGCACCAACCTGATCACACACTACAACCTGGAACACTCCTACAACAAATTCTGCGGCAAGAAGGTGAAGGAGAAGCTGAGCAACTTTCTGCCTGACCTGCCAGGGATGATCGACTTGCCGGGCTCGCATGACAACAGCAGCCTGCGCTCCCTTATTGAGAAGCCACCCATCTGCAGCAGCTCCTTCAACCCCATCACTGGCACCATGTTGACTGGCTTCCGCCTGCATGCCGGCCCG TTGCCAGAACAGTGTCGCTTGATGCACATCCAGCCACccaagaagaaaaataaacacaagcACAAGCAGAGCCGCACCCAGGATCCTGTTCCCCCAG AAACCCCCTCAGACTCGGAccacaagaagaagaagaagaaaaaggaggaggatccagaacggaagaggaagaagaaagagaagaagaaaaagaag AACCGGCACAGCCCAGAGCACCCAGGCGTGGGCAGCTCccaagccagcagcagcagcagcctccggTGA